In Arthrobacter sp. PAMC25284, a single genomic region encodes these proteins:
- a CDS encoding GNAT family N-acetyltransferase → MTHVIRTATADDAGRLAALAAVTFPLACPPGSSPADISAHLASTLSEARFRSYFADPDTTVLVIDAGGELRGYSLLVAQAPQDQDVAAVLTELPCQELSKCYVHPDHHGLGAATELMHASIDAASAAGARGLWLGVNNQNARAIRFYEKSGFRQVGTKSFILGNTVEHDFVMERPLGRIP, encoded by the coding sequence ATGACGCACGTAATCCGAACGGCAACCGCGGACGACGCCGGCAGGCTTGCCGCGCTGGCAGCAGTGACCTTTCCGCTGGCCTGTCCGCCAGGCTCGTCCCCGGCGGACATCTCCGCACACCTCGCCAGCACTCTCAGCGAGGCCCGCTTCCGCAGCTACTTTGCCGACCCTGACACCACTGTCCTGGTGATCGATGCAGGCGGCGAGCTGCGGGGTTACAGCCTGCTGGTGGCCCAGGCCCCCCAGGACCAGGACGTGGCTGCGGTCCTGACGGAACTTCCGTGTCAGGAACTCAGCAAGTGCTACGTCCATCCCGACCACCACGGCCTGGGCGCTGCCACCGAACTCATGCACGCGAGCATCGACGCGGCCTCGGCGGCCGGGGCCCGCGGGCTCTGGCTGGGCGTGAACAACCAGAATGCCCGGGCCATCCGGTTCTACGAGAAGTCAGGCTTCCGCCAGGTCGGCACCAAGTCCTTCATTCTCGGGAATACGGTGGAGCACGACTTTGTCATGGAACGCCCGCTCGGACGGATCCCGTAA
- the aceB gene encoding malate synthase A, whose product MNSFTDNFTINGVTLTAQPICRQSEVLTPDALAFVAQLHKATAARRLELLQARRDRRAQITKGQDPRFLRETESVRNDPNWRVAPPAPGLQDRRVEITGPVDKKMTINALNSGAKVWLADMEDSSTPSWRNVIQGQLNLTDALERRIDFTSPEGKEYKLRAAEDLPTIVVRPRGWHLPEKHMLIGGTPIAGGIVDFGLYFFHNARRLIAQGKGPYFYLPKIENHLEARLWNDIFILAQDLLGIPQGTIRATVLIETITASFEMEEILYELRDHAAGLNAGRWDYIFSLIKNFRTRGARFVLPDRGQVTMTQPFMRAYTEQLVRACHKRGAMAIGGMAAAVPNRKDPEANAIAIGKVRADKTREAGDGFDGSWVAHPDLVPVCLEVFDGVLGDRPHQLDRLREDVIPDDRALLDIAASTGTITDQGIRNNIEVGIRYIESWLRGNGAVAIHNLMEDAATAEISRSQLWQWIFSRAITDTGDVITREGVEDMLDEEFARLERFEGDRFADARDIFEEVTLGADFPAFLTLPAYDRFLHEARDGVEVLREDPSLVPA is encoded by the coding sequence ATGAACAGCTTCACTGACAACTTCACCATCAACGGTGTGACCCTGACGGCCCAGCCCATTTGCCGCCAGAGCGAGGTCCTCACCCCGGACGCACTGGCCTTCGTTGCACAGCTGCACAAGGCCACCGCGGCACGGCGGCTGGAGCTGCTGCAGGCCCGCCGGGACCGCCGCGCGCAGATCACCAAGGGACAGGACCCCCGCTTCCTGCGCGAGACCGAATCGGTCCGCAATGATCCCAACTGGCGCGTCGCTCCCCCGGCCCCGGGACTTCAGGACCGTCGCGTCGAAATTACCGGCCCGGTGGACAAGAAGATGACAATTAACGCCCTCAACTCCGGTGCGAAGGTCTGGCTCGCGGACATGGAGGATTCTTCCACCCCGTCCTGGCGCAACGTGATCCAGGGCCAGTTGAACCTGACCGATGCCTTGGAGCGGCGGATCGACTTCACCTCGCCGGAGGGCAAGGAATACAAGCTCCGCGCCGCCGAAGACCTGCCCACCATTGTTGTCCGGCCCCGGGGCTGGCACTTGCCGGAGAAGCACATGCTCATTGGGGGCACGCCGATCGCCGGCGGGATTGTGGACTTCGGCTTGTACTTCTTCCACAACGCCCGGCGTCTCATAGCCCAGGGCAAGGGGCCGTACTTCTACCTGCCCAAGATTGAAAACCACCTCGAAGCCCGGCTGTGGAATGACATCTTCATCCTCGCCCAGGACCTTCTGGGCATCCCGCAGGGCACCATCCGCGCTACGGTGCTGATCGAGACCATCACGGCCTCGTTCGAAATGGAGGAAATCCTCTACGAGCTCCGCGACCACGCTGCGGGCTTGAACGCCGGCCGGTGGGACTACATCTTTTCCCTGATCAAGAACTTCCGCACCCGCGGCGCCCGCTTCGTGCTCCCGGACCGCGGCCAGGTCACCATGACCCAGCCGTTCATGCGCGCCTACACCGAGCAACTGGTCCGCGCCTGCCACAAGCGCGGTGCCATGGCGATCGGCGGAATGGCCGCGGCCGTGCCCAACCGCAAGGATCCGGAAGCGAACGCCATTGCGATCGGGAAGGTCCGTGCAGATAAGACCCGGGAGGCCGGCGACGGCTTCGACGGCTCGTGGGTGGCCCACCCGGACCTGGTTCCGGTCTGCCTCGAGGTGTTCGACGGCGTCCTCGGCGACCGTCCGCACCAGCTGGACCGGCTCCGCGAGGACGTCATCCCGGACGACCGTGCGCTGCTGGACATCGCCGCCTCCACCGGCACCATCACCGACCAGGGCATCCGGAACAACATCGAAGTCGGCATCCGCTACATCGAGTCCTGGCTCCGGGGCAACGGCGCTGTCGCCATCCACAACCTGATGGAGGACGCCGCGACCGCGGAGATCTCCCGGTCCCAGCTGTGGCAGTGGATTTTCTCCCGCGCCATCACGGACACGGGCGACGTCATAACCCGCGAAGGAGTGGAAGACATGCTGGACGAGGAGTTCGCCCGGTTGGAGCGCTTCGAAGGGGACAGGTTCGCCGATGCGCGGGACATCTTTGAGGAAGTCACGCTCGGCGCCGACTTCCCGGCCTTCCTGACCCTCCCCGCGTACGACCGGTTCCTGCACGAGGCCCGCGACGGCGTTGAGGTTCTCCGCGAGGACCCCTCGCTCGTGCCGGCGTAA
- the aceA gene encoding isocitrate lyase yields MTSAFEPTQQTPQQQAAALELEWAANPRWEGITRDYKASDVVRLRGRVSEEHTLARRGSEKLWKQLTEEHSTGQYTNALGALTGNQAVQQVKAGLRAIYLSGWQVAADANNSGHTYPDQSLYPANSVPTVVRRINNALLRADQIEFSEGIQTVEDWMVPIVADAEAGFGGPLNAYELMKSMIQAGAAGVHWEDQLASEKKCGHLGGKVLIPTQQHVRTLNAARLAADVAGTPSVIIARTDAEAATLITSDVDERDQEFILREGGQPVRTPEGFYKVRNGVEPCIARAKAYAPYADLIWMETGTPDLELARKFAESVKADFPDQMLSYNCSPSFNWRKHLDDATIAKFQRELGAMGFTFQFITLAGFHALNYSMFDLAHGYARDGMSAYVELQEKEFASEARGYTATKHQREVGTGYFDDIATALNPNASTLALVGSTEEGQFH; encoded by the coding sequence ATGACTTCAGCATTTGAGCCCACCCAGCAGACTCCCCAGCAGCAGGCAGCAGCACTGGAGCTCGAGTGGGCTGCCAACCCGCGCTGGGAAGGTATCACCCGCGACTACAAGGCGTCCGACGTCGTCCGCCTCCGCGGCCGGGTCTCCGAAGAACACACGCTGGCCCGCCGCGGCTCGGAAAAGCTGTGGAAGCAGCTCACCGAAGAGCACAGCACCGGCCAGTACACAAACGCCCTCGGCGCACTGACCGGTAACCAGGCCGTGCAGCAGGTCAAGGCCGGACTGCGCGCCATCTATCTCTCCGGCTGGCAGGTCGCCGCGGACGCCAACAACTCCGGCCACACCTACCCGGACCAGTCCCTCTACCCGGCCAACTCGGTCCCCACCGTGGTCCGCCGGATCAACAACGCGCTGCTCCGCGCCGACCAGATCGAATTCTCCGAGGGCATCCAGACGGTCGAGGACTGGATGGTGCCGATCGTCGCCGACGCCGAGGCCGGCTTCGGCGGCCCGCTGAATGCCTACGAGCTGATGAAGTCCATGATCCAGGCCGGCGCCGCGGGCGTTCACTGGGAAGACCAGCTCGCGTCGGAAAAGAAGTGCGGCCACCTCGGCGGCAAGGTCCTCATCCCGACCCAGCAGCACGTCCGGACCCTGAACGCTGCCCGGCTTGCCGCCGACGTCGCCGGCACCCCATCGGTCATCATCGCCCGCACCGATGCCGAGGCGGCCACCCTGATCACCTCCGACGTCGACGAGCGGGACCAGGAATTCATCCTCCGCGAAGGTGGGCAGCCGGTCCGCACCCCGGAGGGCTTCTACAAGGTCCGCAACGGAGTCGAGCCCTGCATCGCCCGCGCCAAGGCCTACGCCCCGTACGCGGACCTGATCTGGATGGAAACGGGCACCCCGGACCTGGAGCTGGCCCGCAAGTTCGCCGAGTCCGTCAAGGCCGACTTCCCCGACCAGATGCTCTCCTACAACTGCTCGCCGTCTTTCAACTGGCGCAAGCACCTCGACGACGCCACCATCGCTAAGTTCCAGCGCGAACTCGGCGCCATGGGCTTCACGTTCCAGTTCATCACTCTGGCCGGTTTCCACGCCCTGAACTACTCGATGTTCGATCTCGCCCACGGCTACGCCCGGGACGGCATGAGCGCCTACGTCGAACTGCAGGAAAAAGAATTCGCCTCCGAAGCACGCGGCTACACCGCAACCAAGCACCAGCGCGAAGTCGGCACCGGCTACTTCGACGATATTGCCACCGCGCTCAACCCGAACGCGTCCACGCTGGCCCTGGTGGGATCCACCGAAGAAGGCCAGTTCCACTAA
- a CDS encoding CynX/NimT family MFS transporter, with the protein MSANVLAKLPRSWILLAAIGLIALNMRGPFIAVAPVVGEIQSDLGFTAVELGFLTGIPVLCFALAAPLAALTGRRLGPEAAITLTLLGVLAGVLVRSSGDGALVMIGTVMIGLAITIGNIVVPLIIRRDFAPARQGTAMGIYTAALNIGSFLTSMVTAPLAELFGWRLALAAGGLFAVAAGAAWLVAVGRRAFIPEAIALPDPAQAALPPASRWITVALTAGFAGQAFSYYGVTAWLPSLLADELGMAPSAAGAASSLFQILAIAGALGIPFAARYASPRNAGLGLGLLWLTVPLGLMLAPQLWWLWSSLGGIAQGGGITLIFIAIIRLARDQASAGRMSAVVQGAGYSVGALAPTLLGAAHGASGTWTVPLLLILGSVTTFIVGTALSLRHVPSPR; encoded by the coding sequence ATGAGCGCCAACGTCCTGGCGAAGCTGCCGCGCAGCTGGATCCTGTTGGCGGCAATCGGCCTCATTGCCCTGAATATGCGGGGTCCTTTCATCGCCGTGGCGCCGGTCGTCGGCGAGATCCAAAGCGATCTCGGTTTCACCGCGGTGGAGCTGGGTTTCCTGACCGGGATCCCGGTGCTGTGCTTCGCCCTGGCCGCGCCGCTGGCGGCCCTGACAGGGCGGAGGCTCGGCCCGGAGGCCGCGATCACGCTGACGCTGCTGGGGGTGCTCGCCGGCGTGCTGGTGCGTTCCTCGGGCGACGGCGCTCTCGTGATGATCGGCACTGTCATGATCGGCCTGGCCATCACCATCGGCAACATCGTCGTCCCGCTGATCATCCGGCGTGATTTCGCTCCGGCGAGGCAGGGCACTGCGATGGGTATCTACACTGCGGCCCTGAACATCGGATCCTTCCTGACCTCCATGGTGACGGCGCCGCTGGCCGAACTGTTTGGGTGGCGGCTGGCGCTGGCCGCCGGTGGGCTCTTCGCCGTCGCCGCCGGGGCGGCGTGGCTGGTGGCCGTCGGCCGCCGGGCCTTCATCCCGGAGGCCATCGCGCTTCCGGACCCGGCGCAGGCCGCCCTGCCGCCGGCGTCGCGCTGGATCACGGTGGCCCTGACAGCGGGGTTCGCGGGGCAGGCGTTCTCGTATTACGGGGTTACTGCGTGGCTGCCCAGCCTGCTGGCGGACGAACTGGGGATGGCGCCCTCGGCGGCGGGCGCCGCATCTTCGCTCTTCCAGATCCTGGCCATCGCCGGCGCGCTGGGGATTCCGTTCGCGGCCCGATACGCCAGCCCGCGGAATGCCGGCCTCGGGTTGGGGCTGTTGTGGCTGACCGTTCCGCTGGGCCTGATGTTGGCGCCGCAATTGTGGTGGCTGTGGTCCTCGCTCGGCGGCATCGCCCAGGGCGGAGGCATCACGCTGATCTTCATCGCGATCATCCGGCTGGCCCGGGACCAGGCCTCGGCGGGCCGAATGTCCGCCGTCGTCCAGGGCGCGGGGTATTCCGTCGGCGCGCTCGCCCCCACCCTGCTGGGTGCCGCGCACGGGGCAAGCGGCACCTGGACTGTTCCCTTGCTGCTGATCCTGGGCTCCGTAACAACCTTCATTGTGGGAACCGCACTGTCCCTGCGGCACGTGCCGTCGCCGCGCTGA
- a CDS encoding type II toxin-antitoxin system VapB family antitoxin, whose amino-acid sequence MIFKAVGEGRPYPDHGYSTPREWAALPPRPVRLDELVTTKRTLDLEALLAEDSTFFGDLFPHVVEYRGVLYLEDGLHRAVRSALHQRTAIHARVLVIDG is encoded by the coding sequence GTGATATTTAAAGCTGTGGGCGAGGGACGCCCCTACCCCGACCATGGTTACAGTACCCCCCGGGAATGGGCCGCCCTGCCGCCCCGCCCGGTCCGACTGGATGAACTGGTGACCACCAAGCGGACCCTGGATCTTGAGGCCCTTCTGGCGGAGGACTCAACATTCTTCGGGGACCTGTTTCCGCACGTGGTGGAGTACCGCGGTGTCCTGTACCTCGAGGACGGCCTGCACCGTGCCGTCCGTTCTGCGCTGCATCAGCGCACCGCCATTCACGCGCGGGTCCTGGTGATTGATGGCTAG
- a CDS encoding helix-turn-helix transcriptional regulator — MHFFAYSQEMHPASWNSPSSPPAPAAAVEVDVISMGRRVRHLRKAAGLTLDDLSAAVGTAPSQLSLIENGKREPKLGLLQQLAAALGTSIDELLGAEPPNRRAALEIELERYQRSPIYESLNLPKIRISSRLPMDVLESMVGLQHELERRLNEQVATPEEARRANGELRAMMRKRNNYFPEYEAEALKVLAAVGHTSGPLSHHIIADIAGHLGFSLHHVGDLPHSTRSVTDLKNRRIYLTQGGRSDHDPRSVLLQALGHYVLGHQTPTNYGDFLMQRVATNYFAAALLLPEQATVEFLQRAKEAKEIAVEDIRDAFAVSYETAAHRFTNLATQHLDIRTHFQKTHKSGIIYKAYENDGVTFPQDHTGAIEGQPSCKNWTSRVVFDVPDKFSAYNQYTDTPAGTYWCTARTEGSANGEFSLSVGVPYAQVKWFRGRDTTERSKSTCPDESCCKRPPASLTAEWAGNAWPSARAHSHLLAAMPPGAFPGVDETEVYSFLQAHSGS, encoded by the coding sequence ATGCACTTCTTCGCGTATTCTCAAGAAATGCACCCTGCCAGCTGGAACAGCCCGTCATCGCCGCCCGCCCCTGCCGCCGCGGTGGAAGTGGACGTCATCAGCATGGGCCGCCGCGTCCGGCACCTGCGGAAAGCGGCGGGACTTACGCTCGATGACCTGAGTGCCGCCGTCGGGACCGCCCCGAGCCAGTTGAGCCTGATCGAAAACGGCAAGCGGGAACCCAAACTCGGGCTCCTGCAGCAGCTCGCCGCAGCGCTCGGGACGAGCATCGATGAACTCCTCGGCGCCGAACCGCCCAACCGCCGCGCGGCCCTGGAGATTGAACTCGAACGCTACCAGCGCAGCCCAATTTACGAGTCGCTGAACCTGCCGAAAATCCGCATCAGCTCGCGGCTTCCGATGGACGTGCTGGAGTCCATGGTGGGCCTGCAACATGAGCTTGAGCGCCGGCTCAACGAGCAGGTCGCGACGCCGGAGGAGGCACGCCGCGCCAACGGTGAGCTGCGGGCCATGATGCGGAAACGGAACAACTACTTTCCGGAGTACGAAGCGGAAGCGCTGAAGGTCCTTGCCGCGGTGGGCCACACGAGCGGTCCGCTGTCCCACCACATCATCGCGGACATTGCCGGGCACCTCGGTTTCAGCCTCCACCACGTGGGGGACCTGCCACATTCCACCCGCTCGGTGACCGATCTAAAGAACCGCCGAATTTACCTCACCCAGGGCGGCAGGAGCGATCACGACCCCCGGTCGGTGCTGCTGCAGGCACTCGGCCACTACGTCCTGGGCCACCAGACTCCCACCAACTATGGCGATTTCCTGATGCAGCGAGTGGCCACGAACTACTTCGCCGCGGCCCTTTTGCTGCCAGAACAGGCCACTGTGGAATTCCTCCAGCGGGCCAAAGAGGCCAAGGAAATCGCCGTCGAAGACATCCGGGACGCCTTCGCGGTCTCCTACGAGACGGCCGCTCACCGCTTCACCAACCTCGCCACGCAACACCTGGACATCCGGACGCATTTCCAGAAAACCCACAAGAGCGGCATCATCTACAAGGCCTACGAGAACGACGGCGTGACGTTTCCGCAGGATCACACCGGCGCCATCGAGGGCCAGCCCTCCTGCAAGAACTGGACCTCGCGGGTGGTCTTCGACGTACCGGACAAATTCAGCGCGTACAACCAGTACACGGACACTCCGGCCGGGACGTATTGGTGCACGGCCCGGACCGAGGGTTCCGCCAACGGCGAGTTTTCCCTCTCCGTGGGCGTGCCCTACGCGCAAGTGAAGTGGTTCCGGGGCCGGGACACCACCGAACGGTCCAAATCCACGTGCCCGGATGAGAGTTGCTGCAAACGACCGCCCGCGTCGCTCACCGCGGAGTGGGCGGGGAACGCCTGGCCCTCGGCCCGGGCCCACTCGCACCTGCTCGCCGCGATGCCGCCCGGCGCCTTCCCCGGCGTGGACGAGACCGAGGTCTACTCATTCCTGCAGGCCCACTCCGGGAGCTGA
- a CDS encoding DsbA family oxidoreductase, translating to MKIEIWSDVACPWCYIGKRRFETALAAFPHRETVEVQWRSYQLDPSLPDHYDGTELDYLSTRKGMAPAQVTGMFAHVADQARGEGLNFRFDDVVVANSFTAHRLIHLAAAHGQQDAAKERLLSDHFEHGKDIGSRDYLTSLGLDLGIGATELEDLFTTDRYADDVRLDFEEGRALGITGVPFFVIDRKFGLSGAQPAETFATALEQAWRDSRPPEMVSPVGGGDACGPEGCAT from the coding sequence ATGAAGATTGAGATCTGGTCCGACGTCGCCTGCCCCTGGTGCTACATCGGCAAACGCCGCTTCGAGACCGCGCTGGCGGCCTTCCCGCACCGCGAGACTGTGGAGGTGCAGTGGCGCAGCTACCAGCTGGACCCGTCGCTGCCCGACCACTACGACGGCACCGAACTGGACTACCTGAGCACCCGCAAGGGCATGGCCCCGGCCCAGGTGACCGGAATGTTCGCGCACGTGGCGGATCAGGCCAGGGGCGAGGGCCTCAACTTCCGTTTCGACGACGTCGTGGTCGCCAACAGCTTCACCGCCCACCGGCTGATCCACCTCGCCGCCGCGCACGGGCAGCAGGACGCCGCAAAGGAACGCCTGCTCAGCGACCACTTCGAGCATGGCAAGGATATCGGGAGCCGGGACTACCTAACCTCGCTGGGGCTGGACCTCGGAATCGGCGCAACCGAGCTGGAGGATCTGTTCACCACCGACAGATACGCCGACGACGTCCGGCTGGACTTCGAGGAAGGCCGCGCGCTGGGCATCACCGGCGTCCCGTTCTTTGTGATCGACCGGAAATTCGGGCTCTCAGGCGCCCAGCCCGCCGAGACCTTCGCAACCGCCCTCGAGCAGGCGTGGCGGGACAGCCGCCCGCCGGAAATGGTCAGCCCCGTCGGTGGCGGGGACGCCTGCGGCCCGGAGGGCTGCGCCACATAG
- a CDS encoding TetR/AcrR family transcriptional regulator yields the protein MPRISAESNAAQRAETQRRILTAFGELLFTHGLPGLTMTDVARHARIGRTAVYNYYADIEELLIAYALDETERFLVDLRESLESLDNPVEQLALYVRTQVEDLSRRHLPPGPAMGSVLSPASFAKLADHVGELSALLRGILRDGMAQGYLPEADIVQLAQLIHGTLSSSAARGGGGEGTESDAEARLGRTVRFIQLGAGARFDAEGRPVRAHPAT from the coding sequence ATGCCTAGGATTTCGGCCGAGAGTAACGCCGCGCAACGTGCCGAAACCCAGCGCCGTATCCTGACCGCTTTCGGGGAGCTGCTGTTCACGCACGGGCTCCCCGGCCTCACCATGACGGATGTGGCACGCCACGCCAGAATCGGGCGTACCGCCGTATACAACTACTATGCGGACATCGAAGAGCTGTTGATCGCCTACGCCCTGGATGAGACCGAGCGTTTCCTCGTGGACCTGCGCGAATCACTGGAGTCACTGGATAATCCGGTGGAACAGCTGGCGCTGTACGTCCGCACCCAAGTGGAGGACCTGAGCCGCCGGCATCTGCCGCCCGGGCCCGCCATGGGGTCGGTCCTCTCGCCGGCATCCTTCGCTAAGCTCGCCGACCACGTGGGCGAACTCAGCGCGCTCCTGCGGGGGATTCTCCGGGACGGCATGGCCCAGGGCTACCTGCCCGAGGCAGATATTGTCCAGCTGGCGCAGCTCATCCACGGCACACTGTCCTCCAGCGCAGCGCGCGGCGGCGGCGGCGAGGGCACGGAGTCCGACGCCGAAGCCCGTTTAGGGCGCACGGTGCGGTTCATCCAGTTGGGGGCGGGCGCCAGGTTCGATGCCGAGGGCAGGCCCGTCCGAGCCCATCCGGCGACCTGA
- a CDS encoding LytR C-terminal domain-containing protein, producing the protein MARGPGEPPALNGHRVVTGADLRATFVEQDDALENPVRFRRRILHGAVLVALAGLVIAGIVVALAIINGQLTVPTPERSKEASSLCPAETHEYLPPESVTVNVYNSTSRPGLARGVADEFAARKFVVGAIANKSTGFRGVALVVSGAAGQSAALSVQRQVPGSDYFQDGRADATVDVILTDDFKELAKPEQVDQAPGRLSCPREDRRLVDEFSWPVTPAAASPAK; encoded by the coding sequence ATGGCTAGAGGCCCGGGCGAGCCTCCCGCATTGAACGGGCACCGCGTCGTGACCGGCGCGGACCTGCGGGCCACCTTCGTGGAGCAGGATGACGCCCTGGAAAACCCTGTCCGGTTTCGCCGCAGGATCCTGCACGGAGCCGTCCTTGTGGCGCTCGCAGGTTTGGTTATTGCCGGGATCGTCGTGGCCTTGGCCATTATCAACGGCCAGCTGACGGTCCCGACGCCGGAGCGGAGTAAAGAGGCGTCCTCGCTCTGCCCGGCGGAAACGCATGAGTACCTCCCGCCGGAAAGCGTTACCGTCAACGTCTACAATTCCACGAGCCGTCCGGGCCTGGCACGGGGCGTGGCCGACGAATTTGCCGCCCGCAAGTTTGTGGTCGGCGCCATCGCCAACAAATCGACCGGCTTCCGCGGCGTAGCGCTGGTCGTCTCCGGTGCCGCGGGCCAGTCTGCGGCGTTAAGCGTCCAGCGCCAGGTGCCGGGCTCCGACTACTTCCAGGACGGCCGGGCGGACGCCACCGTCGACGTCATCCTCACCGACGATTTCAAGGAGCTGGCGAAGCCGGAGCAGGTGGACCAGGCGCCCGGCCGGCTCAGCTGCCCGCGCGAGGACCGGCGCCTCGTGGACGAATTCAGCTGGCCCGTTACTCCTGCTGCGGCTTCCCCGGCGAAGTGA